The segment GAAAAGCTATAATTGCGTTCCCCTCAGTTACGAGCAAGGGGGAAAGCAAAATTCAACCTGTACTTAAACTTGGTACGAAAACAAATATCTTGCGTTATTTACacgaaattatttttcttaaatttacACCAGTTCTTTCAATATTATACTTTTTAAATACTATTCTGATCGTTTGTTTAATAGGCGGTGGAGTTGTAGTGACAAGAGGACACGCGCATTACATAGTCACAGAGCATGGCGTGGCTCAACTTTTCGGTAAAACATTACGCCAAAGAGCAAATGCGTTGATTCAAATTGCTCATCCCGATCATAGGGAATGTCTCGAAAAGGCTGCATTCGAAAGGCTTAAATCTAATCCGACTAAATATTTGTAATCGACGTATATAAATGTAAGTTACACGTTGTATAAAACCTAACAAAAAATTTAATCTTGTCGTATATGCAAAAGTTTGTCATGCAAATTTTGATTAATCTACAAAATTTTCGTAcgaattaaaaaatgtataatctAATTTATAACACCTTTTCTATACAGTTTGAGCAAATATATTGCTGATTGTTATTTGAAAgatattatacaaaataaatattgtatttgTACAAACAtaagtttttaatttataaatatattgcaTGCTTGATATTAAAGCTCTTGTCTTAACTAAAAATTTATACCTTCGGGTAACGTCCCTTCTCGTCGTCTTTTCTCTACGTTTTCATAATATTCGGAAAAATTCACGTAAGGCTTGATTCTAGCATTTCTGTCCGTCAATCTTGTACCGGGTGGATACATATCCGACGTTGTGGAAGTTTCACTTGTCGATGTATCAAAATTTTCATCCGTAACTCCAGTACTAGAATAATCTTCATTCTCCGGTATCGTTGTTATCGGAGCTGTTTCTACAATTGGATTAAATCTAACCGATTGATTAGTTGGACTTTTCAATGCATGGGGAAgcggaaaattaaaatttcgaacAAGAAGAGTTATGTCATCTCGTTTACCGGTGGTCACTGTACTTTGAGTGTTACTCATATTAACATCATGATGAATTCTTACAACTTTGTCTACAACAGCTTGAGCAACTCCCGTCAAGGTAGACTGTACACGAAACTGAAATGTATTTTATACAAATACAAAAGTGTGTTGCCTCCTGATAAATTGTATAATTgtcagtaaataattttttacctgTTCGACTGCTATAAGAGCTAATTCTTTATTAACTTGATCGGTACCAGTTGCTTCTTCTAACGATTTATAAAGACCACGAGACATAAGTAATAAAAACCTACAGGAATCATCGAGTTCTATCCCACCATGAATTTCAGGTTCGGCAATGATAGGCTCCGCTGCGGCGGACGCTAATTCTTCGAATTCTCTATATTCTCCTTTAACAAGATAATTTCCAAGACAACGCGTATTTTCCTGATTTCCAAGATGTGATCCTTcgatataaattgtttattatttataaataaaacgaaaacagGTTGTAGCGTTATCGAAATACCTTGCCTTATGGAATCAATATCCAAACCTAAGTGAGATAATCGCAACAATTCATCTTCGTTCCGTAAATCATGATCCACGCTTAACTGTATAACTCTTAAAACTTGATTACTGTCCGTTTTACATAATAAAGCTCTACTGTCACCAACATTGGAAACATACAATCTTCCACCATACACAAGAGCAACAACTGCACTTGTGCCTGTCGATAGTTCACAGTTTAATGAATTTAATTTATCAACCTGTATAAAAATGCTCTATGTAAATATTTATCATTTTTGTTAGTAAACTTTGTCGATAAACCGAACGAACCAAGTGTGGAAATTTTTGGTATGTTTCGTACGAATTTAATCCATCGGGTATATCAAACTGTAAGCTAGTTCGTTCAGCCAAAAGATCACCAATGGAATCTAGATACCCTCGTTCTACAGCTATAAACGCCTGTCTGGAATAatgagttattaaaaaaaaatataactgCTTTGTAAATCATATTTTATCTTTATGCCTGTTTAATTATACACTTAGTTACGTTAGTCTACATACAGATACGATATACATATGTAACAATTGTTTATAAACGATTCACATACATTGTAAGATTTGTATTACAGCATCTACATAGCTAATATTCTTATTGTTGGTTTAATAAAATATCTATATTATtatctatattattatttaaatacagTATTATTCATCTGTATTACAATTAAAACATGTAATAAAAGCTTGCAACGCTGCTAAAAAAGCTTACTTGCCAAACAGTTAATGCAAATAATATAGGCAGAAAACTAttgaatttcatttttataaaaatatgactTGTATGTAGACTTTTGTAACTAAGTGTACATTATTACCTAAGAACTTCTTTGATCTCTTCATCCGTTGATTTTCCATTCAACTGCCCAAGTAAAATCTCTGCAGCCATTCGTTGCATAGCAAAATTTGCTGCTTTTGTCCCTTCGTGACCATCGAACACTCCATAAAGGAACGTTGTATCGTCGTAACGGCAATGAAAACTGCGATCTTCGAATGGGTGTTCCTCTTGTCTATATCCATCCTCGCGATAAATTTGATTCGTAGAAAACCCTACTCctaaacaagtatttgaaaattgtaaatatttacgTACATGTACATTTGTAGGTTATGCGGTCTATAATAGTAAACTCTTACACACCAGATTGCTTGCAGACTGGTAAATCATCCGTCCAACTGTATTGGCTGTCCTGAAAAGGCATTAAATTAGGGCGTTCTGCCCTAGTTGGCATTGTTAGAGATATAAATTAACtttgatgaaaaatttcaaCTGATATTAGGTATACGGACTTACGTTTGTAACATATCGACTAAATATCGATATGAGTCGATTAAAAATACGGCTGAGAATCCGAGAATCTGTAGCAATCGATCGAGCTTATTTGAAATAAGCGCCAAGTATAAACTGGGACGCGGCTCGTATCTTAATTACATGTAGGTATAATctgtgaatatacagggtgttcggccacccctgggaaaaattttaataggagattctagaggccaaaataaaacgaaaatcaagtatatcaatttattgatggaggcttcgttaaaaagttattaacaattaaattcgaaaatttcaaatcattctgaaaacattatttttagttgcgggggtcaattccaatcatttttggtcattacacatacctccgaaatcctacccattttctagaaaaaaattcagtattggcggaactttaaacgttaataacttcttaacgaagccaccatcaagaaattggtattctcgattttcgtcttattttgacctctagaatctcccattaaaatttttcctaggggtggccgaacaccctgtatttgcacACATACGAAATGAAATTATGTTATTAAAAACAAAAGCAGTTCTTATCCTACCTGCCAAATTACATAACATTTAGGTTCATCAACACTATAAATTTTCGTAactaataaagaataaaatcaaCTGGTACTGGACATATAATTACCAAGCACCATAAAAACTTGACAAATTACCCTTGAAATATTAATGAAACTAACATTTATTAAATCAACAAAAAGTTATAAATCATTAAACAGGTTATTacgtattatatatttatttaaatcttgATTCTATTAATTGATAAGTTCATTTATCTCTATAGATAGATACTTTACAGATACAGcaaaatattagtttaaaatatCGCTGATACCTTCAAAGAATAAAGTTTTCTTTTCTTAAGTATTCGCTTTTTTAACATTCTTACGTTACATTTGctcttataaagaaaaaaatgcgTCGAAATCCACGAGCCGATACCGGTCTTACAAAGACGCAACAACTCCGTCAAGCAAGGGCCGCCGCTTTGATACAAGATTCAgaaaaaaaacgcgaaacagaaataaaacaagCAAACCCATTCGGACGACGAAAGAGGGTGGTAATGCCTGAGCCAAAGAAGGTGGATTTTAAAAAGCCAGGATTGACCAAAGCAATGTTAGCTAGAATGAAACACGCAGAGAAATTTATACAAGAATACGAACGCAAAACTGAAGCAACAGTATCTAGTGACCGGGTACCTAAAAGAACACCCGCTCCAATAGGAGGTGATTCCAGGTCGCGACAGTAGTTAAATCTGATTTAAGCGAACAATTGTAACGTGTGTTAAGCAAATGAgcatttgaataattttttaatctttataaTGTTCATCGTTCGTTTAAAGTAAAAGCAATATTTCTATAGTACGAGGTTTCCATTACCATACACAAAATCATTTTTAATTAGGATGGGTAGAGAAAGATTATTGCAGTCCAAAGGAAAAGTACGTACTCCAGTCTCATCTCCTCCAAGAACATTACCAGTAGCTAGGAAAGATTTACTAGCTGGAATCAGCCCCATGAAGTCAAAATTGCCTCAGCAAGCTTTACCTAAAAAGACCAATGAATTAGCCAAAGCGTTAAATGCTGATGTAATCCAGGCAGAACCAATTGGCAAAGGACCGATCAGTAACATTGTGATACCTCCTGGAACAGTGAACAACGACCGTACTACAATTGTTAGTGTACCTCAATCACCTGTACAAATTGAAACAAAAATGACGTCGCAAATGGCGAATCGTTCAATTCAAATGATCAGgtgaatttataaaatatttgtttcacCTGCAATGGTAATGCAAATTCCTTTCGCTTCTAATAGTGAAACTCTTAATGAGCAAGATGCTGTAGAAGTTAAAGCAGTAAACAACAAACTATCAGAATTACAACAGGCTAGACGAGATTTTGTTATTGCTGTGGCAAATGTTGGTGGAAATGTTGTTAATATTGCGGATGAAACTCCTCCTCCTGATCTTTCTTTTTTGAGCGATAGCAGGTAACCCAGGTTATCTAAATAATTACAGAAGTAATCCTCTGATTTTTAAATAAGTTGTAAAATGTGTTATTTTGAATAAGTTTTTTCTATGCATGTTACGGGTGctataacaaatttaaaaatcatCAAAATTGGAGGTGGTGCCCCTAATGTAAATAATTACCATTATATCTATTAATGATATTTACGTAGATCCCCTGAGTTAGACAATGAATTTCTCCAAGCACAATATGAAAATGTTCCATCGGATGTTCTATATGCTCGTGAACTCATGCAAAGAGCTCTAGTTGATATGGAAGAGAGAGAAGCAGCCAGAAGATTGGAAGAAGAATTTGAAAGAATAGCAGCTTCCGAATACATGCCAGATGATTTACAGCTCAATGTTCCTTTTGAAGACCAACTTTACCAAGATAAAGATACATCTTGGGAAGAAGATGAAGATATTGGCACAGCTATGCCACATCCATCTAGACCAAGAGCTCATAAATCTCCCGATCCAATGGAACAAAAAAGTTATCCATACAAATCCTTTGATATAGAGGAACTTGAAAGA is part of the Colletes latitarsis isolate SP2378_abdomen chromosome 10, iyColLati1, whole genome shotgun sequence genome and harbors:
- the LOC143346404 gene encoding TGF-beta-activated kinase 1 and MAP3K7-binding protein 1 isoform X3, which encodes MILCMDSQYSWTDDLPVCKQSGVGFSTNQIYREDGYRQEEHPFEDRSFHCRYDDTTFLYGVFDGHEGTKAANFAMQRMAAEILLGQLNGKSTDEEIKEVLRQAFIAVERGYLDSIGDLLAERTSLQFDIPDGLNSYETYQKFPHLVDKLNSLNCELSTGTSAVVALVYGGRLYVSNVGDSRALLCKTDSNQVLRVIQLSVDHDLRNEDELLRLSHLGLDIDSIRQGSHLGNQENTRCLGNYLVKGEYREFEELASAAAEPIIAEPEIHGGIELDDSCRFLLLMSRGLYKSLEEATGTDQVNKELALIAVEQFRVQSTLTGVAQAVVDKVVRIHHDVNMSNTQSTVTTGKRDDITLLVRNFNFPLPHALKSPTNQSVRFNPIVETAPITTIPENEDYSSTGVTDENFDTSTSETSTTSDMYPPGTRLTDRNARIKPYVNFSEYYENVEKRRREGTLPEGINF
- the LOC143346404 gene encoding TGF-beta-activated kinase 1 and MAP3K7-binding protein 1 isoform X2, whose protein sequence is MGLIPASKSFLATGNVLGGDETGDSQYSWTDDLPVCKQSGVGFSTNQIYREDGYRQEEHPFEDRSFHCRYDDTTFLYGVFDGHEGTKAANFAMQRMAAEILLGQLNGKSTDEEIKEVLRQAFIAVERGYLDSIGDLLAERTSLQFDIPDGLNSYETYQKFPHLVDKLNSLNCELSTGTSAVVALVYGGRLYVSNVGDSRALLCKTDSNQVLRVIQLSVDHDLRNEDELLRLSHLGLDIDSIRQGSHLGNQENTRCLGNYLVKGEYREFEELASAAAEPIIAEPEIHGGIELDDSCRFLLLMSRGLYKSLEEATGTDQVNKELALIAVEQFRVQSTLTGVAQAVVDKVVRIHHDVNMSNTQSTVTTGKRDDITLLVRNFNFPLPHALKSPTNQSVRFNPIVETAPITTIPENEDYSSTGVTDENFDTSTSETSTTSDMYPPGTRLTDRNARIKPYVNFSEYYENVEKRRREGTLPEGINF
- the LOC143346404 gene encoding TGF-beta-activated kinase 1 and MAP3K7-binding protein 1 isoform X1, producing MGLIPASKSFLATGNVLGGDETGILGFSAVFLIDSYRYLVDMLQTAERPNLMPFQDSQYSWTDDLPVCKQSGVGFSTNQIYREDGYRQEEHPFEDRSFHCRYDDTTFLYGVFDGHEGTKAANFAMQRMAAEILLGQLNGKSTDEEIKEVLRQAFIAVERGYLDSIGDLLAERTSLQFDIPDGLNSYETYQKFPHLVDKLNSLNCELSTGTSAVVALVYGGRLYVSNVGDSRALLCKTDSNQVLRVIQLSVDHDLRNEDELLRLSHLGLDIDSIRQGSHLGNQENTRCLGNYLVKGEYREFEELASAAAEPIIAEPEIHGGIELDDSCRFLLLMSRGLYKSLEEATGTDQVNKELALIAVEQFRVQSTLTGVAQAVVDKVVRIHHDVNMSNTQSTVTTGKRDDITLLVRNFNFPLPHALKSPTNQSVRFNPIVETAPITTIPENEDYSSTGVTDENFDTSTSETSTTSDMYPPGTRLTDRNARIKPYVNFSEYYENVEKRRREGTLPEGINF
- the LOC143346149 gene encoding uncharacterized protein LOC143346149, producing the protein MKSKLPQQALPKKTNELAKALNADVIQAEPIGKGPISNIVIPPGTVNNDRTTIVSVPQSPVQIETKMTSQMANRSIQMISETLNEQDAVEVKAVNNKLSELQQARRDFVIAVANVGGNVVNIADETPPPDLSFLSDSRSPELDNEFLQAQYENVPSDVLYARELMQRALVDMEEREAARRLEEEFERIAASEYMPDDLQLNVPFEDQLYQDKDTSWEEDEDIGTAMPHPSRPRAHKSPDPMEQKSYPYKSFDIEELERFFDLQRYPPCPKCGPPSGREGLHPDLWDLADPWYRSPVQPDMPDLMEFDLIDF